In Lacibacter sp. H375, one DNA window encodes the following:
- a CDS encoding response regulator encodes MSSTQTKFILVGEDDKDDQELLAEIFTSIDDSYRLMFVDTGNEAMSLLHKLNDDQRPCLILLDFNMPQVSGADILKEINRLEIYGDIPKIIWSTSGSDYYKKICLDLGATDYLIKPSNLKELQNAVRYMLSFCENPA; translated from the coding sequence ATGAGTTCCACCCAAACCAAATTTATACTGGTAGGAGAAGATGATAAAGATGACCAGGAATTACTTGCCGAGATATTTACTTCCATCGATGATTCTTACAGGCTAATGTTTGTGGATACTGGTAATGAAGCAATGAGTTTACTTCACAAGTTGAATGACGATCAGAGACCTTGCCTTATCCTTTTGGATTTTAATATGCCTCAGGTGAGTGGGGCAGACATACTGAAGGAGATTAACCGTCTTGAGATATATGGAGATATCCCGAAAATAATCTGGAGTACATCTGGTTCTGACTATTACAAAAAAATATGCCTTGACTTGGGTGCCACCGATTACCTGATTAAGCCCTCCAACTTAAAGGAGCTGCAAAATGCTGTAAGGTATATGCTTTCGTTCTGCGAAAATCCTGCTTAA
- a CDS encoding response regulator — translation MSKQKILIVDDEVDYCTIIKSYFQSRKQEVLVAHNLKEGVELLNREKPEILLLDNNLPDGKGWESVDEIVEKFPHLKIFLISAHRAKSDFSTNCPNITVWEKPISLSLLNNVIA, via the coding sequence ATGAGTAAGCAAAAAATTTTAATCGTTGATGATGAAGTTGATTACTGCACGATCATAAAAAGTTACTTCCAATCCCGAAAACAGGAAGTGCTGGTGGCCCACAATTTGAAGGAGGGAGTTGAGTTGTTAAATAGGGAGAAACCGGAGATATTATTGTTAGATAATAATTTACCGGATGGCAAAGGATGGGAAAGTGTGGATGAGATTGTAGAAAAATTTCCCCACTTAAAAATTTTTCTTATAAGCGCCCACCGGGCCAAATCAGATTTTTCTACAAATTGTCCAAATATTACTGTTTGGGAGAAACCAATTTCCTTAAGCTTGCTCAACAATGTTATTGCCTGA
- a CDS encoding sensor histidine kinase, with translation MQDRRLKTETAKDEYKQMYNELVEIAAHDLKAPLRKLAVFTDRLTAKFSAQGNDEVNEYVHRIHSCINEMNELIDAMTEYAGLTPGSMTIEKCELTLINEKVFKLLGSEINEAETNLEISDLPQIEADENQLVRLFRSLLENALKFRRPGSLLKIKIFSEVVTNDEKNKFHLEEKGEYHKISIKDNGIGFKQEHAEKIFHPLVRLNGKSSYPGNGLGLAMCERIVTNHKGIMYGESNEEGTQFSIIFPEKN, from the coding sequence ATGCAAGACCGGCGCCTGAAGACTGAAACAGCTAAAGATGAATATAAACAGATGTATAATGAGCTTGTTGAAATTGCAGCCCATGATCTGAAAGCTCCATTGAGAAAATTAGCTGTTTTTACTGATCGTTTAACCGCAAAATTTTCTGCTCAGGGAAACGATGAGGTAAATGAATATGTACATCGCATTCATTCCTGCATTAATGAAATGAATGAGTTGATTGATGCAATGACCGAGTATGCCGGCCTAACACCTGGTAGTATGACAATTGAAAAATGTGAACTTACATTGATAAATGAAAAAGTGTTTAAGCTATTGGGATCAGAAATAAACGAAGCTGAAACAAATTTAGAAATAAGTGACTTGCCGCAAATTGAAGCTGACGAAAATCAGCTTGTACGTCTTTTTCGAAGTTTGCTAGAAAATGCATTAAAATTCAGAAGACCGGGCAGCTTGTTGAAGATTAAAATATTTTCAGAAGTAGTTACAAACGATGAAAAAAACAAATTCCATCTTGAAGAGAAAGGGGAGTATCATAAAATTTCAATTAAGGATAATGGCATTGGTTTTAAACAAGAACATGCCGAAAAGATTTTTCACCCACTCGTTCGTTTAAATGGCAAATCAAGTTACCCCGGAAATGGCCTCGGCCTGGCCATGTGTGAGAGGATCGTAACCAATCATAAAGGGATTATGTACGGTGAAAGTAATGAAGAAGGTACACAGTTTTCAATAATATTTCCTGAAAAGAACTAG
- a CDS encoding hybrid sensor histidine kinase/response regulator translates to MPQSDKIRIAIVDDDQDDYYIINDYISDIDGKDFIVHWYKDYSTALQKIRERDYHLYFIDYRLGSQTGLDLLHEATAMGCDEPIVLLTGNGNKAIDIMAMESGATDYLVKSELNTEKLERCIRYSLDRARFLKELKARENKYRNLFENSKDAVFIADEHLRFVEVNNSASLLLGFAVNDLYSRSLNDFIKEGTQKNRISQILKNGKNTNDFEIRIHPRDEPVKVCLLSLSFHENENDEMVVHGILHDITNIKKAELSNLQSEKLAANERLVRMLAHEIRNPLNNIILTTEHLLLRKEDDDVERNFLSILQRNGSRINQIITELLNLTKPPELVFDNYSLQEILNESLAVAHDRIELEKAVVEKIYPDEPLDIKADKPRLVMAITNILINAIESMETGKGKLDVVLADAPEHFSVSIKDNGVGISEEYISKLFDPFFTLKKNGTGLGLAVSYSIIQSHRGAIVVDTAVGKGTNFIINFKK, encoded by the coding sequence ATGCCCCAGTCAGATAAGATCCGCATTGCAATTGTAGATGATGATCAAGATGATTATTACATTATCAATGACTATATAAGTGATATAGATGGGAAAGATTTTATAGTGCATTGGTATAAAGATTATTCTACAGCTTTGCAAAAAATCAGAGAAAGGGATTACCACCTTTATTTCATTGACTATCGCCTCGGCAGCCAAACCGGACTTGATCTTTTGCATGAAGCTACGGCAATGGGTTGTGATGAACCAATTGTATTGCTCACCGGTAATGGAAATAAAGCCATTGATATTATGGCCATGGAAAGTGGGGCCACTGATTATCTTGTAAAATCTGAATTGAACACGGAAAAACTAGAACGTTGTATTCGTTACTCTCTTGACAGGGCAAGATTTTTGAAAGAATTAAAAGCAAGAGAAAACAAGTATCGTAATCTTTTTGAAAACTCTAAGGATGCTGTTTTCATTGCCGATGAACATCTCCGTTTTGTTGAAGTAAATAATTCAGCTTCGCTATTACTGGGATTTGCTGTAAATGATCTTTATAGCCGCAGCTTAAATGATTTTATTAAAGAAGGAACGCAAAAGAACAGGATCTCGCAAATACTCAAGAATGGAAAAAATACAAATGATTTCGAAATACGCATTCATCCACGTGATGAGCCGGTAAAAGTTTGTCTGCTTTCTTTATCGTTTCATGAAAATGAAAATGACGAAATGGTTGTGCATGGTATTTTGCACGACATCACTAATATTAAAAAAGCAGAACTATCTAACCTGCAATCAGAAAAATTGGCGGCAAACGAAAGATTGGTTCGTATGCTGGCGCATGAAATAAGAAATCCTCTCAATAATATAATTCTTACAACAGAACATCTGTTGCTTAGAAAAGAGGACGATGATGTTGAGCGAAATTTTCTGTCCATTTTACAACGAAATGGAAGTCGCATTAACCAGATCATAACTGAATTGCTGAACCTTACCAAACCACCTGAACTCGTTTTTGATAATTATTCATTACAGGAAATTTTAAATGAAAGTCTTGCTGTGGCACACGACAGGATAGAATTGGAGAAAGCAGTAGTTGAAAAAATATATCCCGATGAGCCACTTGATATTAAAGCAGATAAGCCAAGGCTTGTGATGGCTATTACCAATATCCTGATCAATGCAATTGAATCGATGGAAACAGGTAAGGGTAAACTGGATGTGGTGTTGGCCGATGCGCCTGAACACTTCAGCGTGTCAATAAAAGATAACGGCGTGGGTATATCCGAAGAATACATCTCAAAATTGTTCGATCCTTTTTTTACGCTCAAAAAAAATGGAACGGGTCTTGGACTTGCGGTTTCTTACTCCATTATACAATCGCACCGAGGGGCAATAGTGGTAGATACGGCTGTTGGAAAAGGCACGAATTTTATCATCAATTTCAAAAAATAG
- a CDS encoding MBL fold metallo-hydrolase: protein MFAGALLAEQFAAKASITAEPKSEIRLLRNATVVIKTCGLQILVDPMLSEKGQLDPIPWSNDQRNPLIDLPVSSDELQNIIDTTDIVLSTHLHPDHWDITATELLPKSKLIICQPTDETVLLNAGFKNIVSDENLFQHPIVIHRVPAQHGHGELLEKMSPTSGYIIKTNGQTIYITGDTVWSESLHNNLIKYLPDIVIANACAARFNFGEAITLTADDIVHIADSCKTNSKIIVVHMEAINHCLLQRKELDTVLTKYHLHDKVLVPNDGDAIII, encoded by the coding sequence TTGTTTGCTGGTGCATTACTTGCAGAGCAGTTTGCTGCAAAGGCAAGCATAACTGCTGAACCTAAATCGGAGATCCGGTTGCTTCGCAACGCAACCGTTGTTATTAAGACTTGCGGGTTGCAGATTCTTGTTGATCCTATGCTGAGTGAAAAGGGGCAGTTGGATCCTATACCTTGGTCAAACGATCAACGAAATCCTTTAATTGATTTACCTGTCAGTTCAGATGAGTTGCAAAATATTATTGATACTACAGATATTGTTCTGTCTACTCATTTGCATCCTGATCATTGGGATATAACAGCAACTGAGCTTCTTCCAAAATCAAAACTGATTATATGCCAACCGACGGATGAAACAGTTCTTCTAAATGCGGGATTTAAAAATATTGTTTCTGATGAAAATTTATTTCAACATCCCATAGTTATTCATCGGGTGCCGGCACAACATGGTCATGGCGAGTTACTTGAAAAAATGTCGCCGACAAGCGGTTATATCATTAAAACAAATGGACAGACAATTTATATAACGGGCGACACCGTATGGAGCGAGTCATTACATAATAACCTGATCAAATATTTACCGGATATAGTTATAGCAAACGCTTGCGCTGCTAGGTTCAATTTCGGTGAAGCTATTACATTAACGGCCGATGACATTGTTCATATCGCTGATTCCTGTAAGACGAATTCTAAGATTATTGTTGTGCATATGGAGGCCATAAATCATTGTTTGTTGCAACGAAAGGAATTGGATACTGTTCTTACGAAATATCATCTACATGATAAAGTACTTGTGCCAAACGATGGAGATGCGATAATCATTTAG
- a CDS encoding EamA family transporter, protein MTFIDLMKLILVGAIWGSSYLLMKLAVPLTGATFTTAARISVAAVAIPFIAVVRKQFPDIRTKYKYYAVLGLLNLVITYIWITWMRK, encoded by the coding sequence ATGACATTCATCGATTTAATGAAATTGATTTTGGTAGGCGCAATTTGGGGTAGCTCATACCTGCTTATGAAACTGGCTGTTCCACTAACAGGCGCAACATTTACAACCGCAGCCCGCATATCGGTTGCTGCGGTTGCGATCCCATTCATTGCCGTGGTACGCAAACAGTTTCCGGATATAAGGACAAAATATAAGTATTACGCCGTACTGGGATTACTAAATCTCGTTATTACCTACATCTGGATTACCTGGATGAGAAAATAA
- a CDS encoding Crp/Fnr family transcriptional regulator, which yields MSYQLLLDNFKKFINLTQTEEELVLQHTIERRFKRGDFLNSEGEVNRFTNFITKGSARVYYIEPNGHEHVVQLGICKWWIGDFPSFIAQTKADMYTEALETTEVLAFSHDQLQLVYEAVPKMERFFRLLIQNAYGAFHKRVLQSLSLDAEQRYIAFRNAYPEMDLQIPQKHIASYLGMSPEFLSTIKKRIVEKEREGKRQKN from the coding sequence ATGAGCTATCAACTGCTTCTTGATAATTTCAAAAAATTTATCAACCTCACGCAGACGGAGGAAGAGTTGGTATTACAGCACACTATTGAAAGACGTTTTAAGCGGGGTGATTTTCTAAACAGTGAAGGGGAGGTTAACCGATTTACCAATTTCATTACAAAAGGAAGTGCCCGTGTTTATTATATTGAACCAAACGGTCATGAGCACGTTGTTCAGTTAGGCATCTGCAAATGGTGGATAGGTGATTTTCCCAGTTTCATTGCACAAACCAAGGCAGACATGTATACGGAAGCTCTCGAAACAACTGAGGTGCTGGCATTTTCACATGATCAGTTGCAGCTTGTTTATGAAGCTGTGCCTAAAATGGAACGCTTCTTTCGGCTGTTGATACAAAATGCTTATGGCGCCTTTCACAAGCGTGTCCTGCAGTCGCTCAGCCTTGATGCAGAGCAACGTTACATTGCTTTCAGAAATGCATATCCTGAAATGGACTTGCAAATCCCTCAAAAGCATATTGCTTCTTATTTAGGTATGTCGCCGGAGTTTCTAAGTACGATAAAGAAACGTATCGTAGAAAAAGAAAGAGAAGGCAAACGACAAAAAAACTAA
- a CDS encoding DoxX family protein translates to MNWLFQSGDHARGLIARLTLGMVILPHGLQLLFGWFGGYGFSGSMQYFTDTAGLPWIVGFMVILLQSFGSLLLIAGAAARPLALAIIFLFSGMIITAHLDYGFFMNWYGTQKGEGFEYHLLVIGLSFLLMVDGAGKYSIDYLLLKKANAQK, encoded by the coding sequence ATGAATTGGTTATTTCAATCCGGTGATCATGCAAGAGGTTTGATTGCCCGACTTACACTAGGTATGGTTATTTTACCGCACGGACTTCAATTACTGTTTGGTTGGTTTGGCGGCTACGGCTTTAGCGGAAGTATGCAATACTTTACCGACACGGCAGGCCTTCCATGGATCGTTGGTTTTATGGTCATCCTGCTACAGTCTTTTGGATCGTTACTGCTTATTGCCGGAGCTGCAGCAAGACCTTTGGCATTAGCGATCATTTTTTTATTTTCAGGTATGATCATTACAGCACATCTCGATTATGGCTTTTTTATGAACTGGTACGGAACGCAAAAGGGTGAAGGTTTTGAGTATCATTTGCTGGTGATTGGTCTTTCATTTTTGCTGATGGTTGATGGTGCTGGAAAATATTCTATTGATTACCTTTTGTTAAAGAAGGCAAATGCTCAAAAGTAA
- a CDS encoding VOC family protein — protein sequence MIKGLFETHLYVKDLERSVKFYKNVLGLEECHRDEKRNIVFFWVGAPQKFMLGIWQMPEAEVMPRHFAFECEPEWVLNNSVRFLHNKNLSCYNFLNDGPDRPMVFAWMPAVSIYFNDPDGHVLEFIGILDGTAKPELGVISYEDWISAASS from the coding sequence ATGATCAAGGGATTGTTCGAAACACATTTGTATGTAAAGGACCTTGAACGTTCTGTAAAATTTTATAAAAATGTTCTCGGGCTGGAGGAATGTCACAGAGATGAAAAACGAAACATCGTCTTTTTCTGGGTGGGTGCACCGCAGAAATTTATGTTAGGTATCTGGCAAATGCCCGAGGCAGAAGTGATGCCACGACATTTTGCATTTGAATGTGAACCGGAATGGGTTCTAAATAATTCGGTGCGTTTCCTGCACAATAAGAATCTATCGTGTTATAATTTTTTAAACGATGGACCAGATCGTCCAATGGTATTTGCATGGATGCCGGCAGTGTCTATTTACTTTAATGATCCCGATGGTCATGTGCTTGAATTTATTGGTATACTCGATGGAACAGCAAAGCCCGAACTGGGCGTTATCTCCTATGAGGATTGGATCAGTGCTGCATCCAGCTAA
- a CDS encoding NADPH-dependent FMN reductase, whose product MKNVLAIAASNKKVSINKILLLYAAKKLKHVTVNLLSLSEIELPVYNEETEKQTGIPAAVETIYDRFSEADAFILACPEHNGLPPAGFKNLYDWLSRINPQVFQQKPVLLLSTSSGMNGGAANLQLLKGLLPRWGGEPAGMFSLGDFYENFNCTDIKIKDPLLELQLTEQVQSFEAGLLQDLQIA is encoded by the coding sequence ATGAAAAACGTATTGGCAATTGCGGCAAGTAACAAAAAGGTTTCGATCAATAAGATACTATTACTTTATGCTGCAAAAAAACTAAAACATGTGACGGTAAATTTATTGTCTCTTTCAGAAATTGAACTTCCCGTTTATAATGAAGAAACAGAAAAGCAAACAGGTATACCTGCAGCTGTAGAAACAATCTATGATAGGTTTTCTGAAGCCGATGCATTTATCCTTGCTTGTCCTGAACATAACGGGTTGCCTCCCGCAGGATTTAAAAACTTATACGACTGGCTTTCCCGTATTAACCCGCAGGTGTTTCAGCAAAAACCTGTATTGCTGTTGAGTACTTCATCAGGAATGAATGGCGGCGCAGCCAATCTGCAGTTGCTGAAGGGGCTGCTGCCAAGATGGGGTGGTGAGCCTGCAGGTATGTTTTCGTTGGGGGATTTCTATGAGAACTTTAATTGTACTGATATTAAAATCAAAGACCCTTTACTTGAACTGCAGCTTACAGAACAAGTTCAGAGCTTTGAAGCAGGGTTGCTTCAGGATTTGCAGATAGCTTAG
- a CDS encoding 4-alpha-glucanotransferase, translating to MKIQFYLRFFTQYGQSLFVSGNCEALGNNDPAAALPMQYLTDEFWTVSIELGKDFENELQYNYILKSDKGEEVVEWGNDREVEVMKLGVEELTLIDTWNHAGEFENAFYTQPFLNVLLPKHKEAKSRSFKAVTHVFKVKAPLLKEDEVLFISGSNDTLSKWSTTEPVLMHMEDNWWTARLNFSSESFPVAYKYGVFNTKTKSFVAFESGNNRILYDSYGRKKITILHDGFALLPNNTWKGTGVAIPVFSLRTQKSLGVGEFTDIKALVDWSKKVNIKLIQILPINDTTATHTWMDSYPYAAISAFALHPIYLNIEAVAGNANHPVVKSLKKKQKELNGLVDIDYEAVMKVKWASAKELYAEQKKAMHEDALFFEFFELNRHWLVPYAAFSYLRDKYKTPDFGQWKSHSVYDEHAIQEFVDPTKRHYDEIGLYYFIQYHLHLQLQSATAYAHANGIVVKGDIPIGIYRNSCDAWVEPELYNMSMQAGAPPDDFAVKGQNWGFPTYNWQRMAQDGFKWWRQRFEQMSNYFDAFRIDHILGFFRIWSIPMHAVEGILGYFVPATPVHINEFGSRGLQFDYQRFCRPFINDDVLRELMNGDTEVLKPYLNHIGNGQFELKEEFNTQRKVETHFAKLEANDHNDWIKHGLYDCISNMIFFEVEGSQSQQFHFRISMSSTSSFRYLDGATKNNLDDLYVNYFYRRQDDFWRKEAMAKLPYLKRSTNMLVCGEDLGMVPDCVPDVMNQLGMLSLEIQRMPKDPSKQFFHPSTAPYLSVVTPSTHDMSTIRGWWEEDRMLTQKFFTHELGQFGEAPYYCEPWIVQKIISQHLHSPAMWSIFQIQELLGMSGELRRENPHDERINVPANPKNYWRYRMHINLEDLVHEEKFNEELKGLIVASGRG from the coding sequence ATGAAGATTCAATTCTATCTGCGTTTTTTTACGCAGTATGGCCAAAGCCTCTTTGTTTCTGGAAATTGTGAGGCTCTTGGCAATAACGATCCTGCTGCTGCTTTGCCCATGCAATACTTAACAGATGAATTCTGGACGGTGAGTATTGAGCTTGGAAAGGATTTCGAAAACGAACTTCAGTATAACTATATTCTCAAAAGCGATAAAGGTGAAGAGGTTGTTGAATGGGGCAACGATCGTGAAGTGGAGGTGATGAAATTAGGAGTGGAAGAACTAACGCTCATTGATACATGGAACCACGCAGGTGAATTTGAAAATGCATTTTACACACAGCCATTCCTGAATGTGTTGTTGCCGAAACATAAAGAAGCGAAATCAAGATCGTTTAAAGCAGTAACCCATGTGTTTAAAGTAAAAGCACCATTATTGAAAGAAGACGAGGTACTGTTTATCTCTGGCAGTAATGATACGCTCTCCAAATGGAGTACTACAGAACCAGTGCTCATGCATATGGAAGACAACTGGTGGACTGCCCGGTTAAATTTTTCGTCGGAAAGTTTTCCTGTTGCGTATAAGTATGGCGTGTTCAATACAAAAACAAAAAGCTTTGTTGCATTTGAGAGCGGTAATAACCGTATTCTTTACGACAGTTATGGCAGGAAGAAGATCACCATATTACACGATGGATTTGCTCTGCTGCCCAACAATACATGGAAAGGAACCGGTGTTGCCATTCCTGTTTTCAGTTTGCGTACACAAAAGAGTTTAGGTGTTGGTGAGTTTACTGATATAAAAGCATTGGTTGATTGGTCGAAGAAGGTGAATATAAAACTTATTCAGATTCTGCCGATCAATGATACAACTGCCACACATACGTGGATGGATTCTTATCCCTATGCAGCTATCTCTGCATTTGCATTGCATCCCATCTATCTCAATATTGAGGCAGTTGCAGGCAACGCCAATCATCCTGTAGTGAAATCGCTTAAGAAGAAACAAAAAGAACTAAACGGATTAGTCGATATCGATTACGAGGCGGTGATGAAAGTAAAATGGGCTTCCGCAAAAGAATTATATGCAGAACAAAAGAAAGCGATGCATGAAGATGCGCTGTTCTTTGAGTTCTTTGAATTGAATCGTCATTGGTTGGTACCCTATGCGGCATTCAGTTATTTGCGTGATAAATACAAGACGCCAGATTTCGGCCAATGGAAATCGCATAGTGTGTATGATGAACATGCTATACAGGAGTTTGTCGATCCCACAAAAAGGCACTACGATGAAATAGGTCTTTATTATTTCATTCAATATCATTTGCATTTACAATTACAATCTGCAACTGCCTACGCACATGCAAACGGTATTGTCGTGAAAGGAGATATTCCTATAGGTATTTACCGTAACAGTTGCGATGCATGGGTTGAACCTGAGCTCTATAACATGAGTATGCAGGCAGGTGCACCGCCAGATGATTTTGCAGTGAAGGGACAGAACTGGGGATTCCCAACCTATAACTGGCAACGCATGGCGCAGGATGGTTTTAAATGGTGGCGTCAGCGGTTTGAGCAAATGAGCAATTACTTTGATGCATTCCGCATTGATCACATTCTTGGTTTCTTCCGCATCTGGAGTATTCCAATGCATGCTGTAGAAGGTATACTTGGATACTTTGTTCCTGCAACACCTGTTCACATAAACGAATTTGGTTCACGTGGTTTACAGTTCGATTATCAACGTTTTTGTCGTCCTTTTATAAATGATGATGTGTTACGTGAATTAATGAACGGTGATACAGAAGTGCTGAAGCCATACCTCAATCATATTGGTAATGGTCAGTTTGAATTAAAAGAAGAATTCAATACACAACGAAAAGTAGAAACACATTTTGCAAAGCTTGAAGCAAACGATCATAACGATTGGATAAAACATGGTTTGTATGATTGTATCAGCAATATGATCTTCTTTGAAGTGGAAGGCAGTCAATCGCAGCAGTTTCATTTCCGCATCAGCATGAGTTCAACTTCATCGTTCCGTTATCTTGATGGAGCAACGAAAAATAATCTTGATGATCTGTATGTAAATTATTTTTACCGCAGGCAGGATGATTTCTGGCGCAAAGAAGCAATGGCGAAATTGCCTTACCTGAAACGATCTACAAATATGCTGGTGTGTGGCGAAGATCTTGGCATGGTGCCGGATTGTGTGCCTGATGTAATGAATCAATTAGGTATGCTGAGTTTGGAAATTCAACGCATGCCGAAAGATCCATCTAAACAATTCTTTCATCCTTCAACAGCTCCATACTTAAGTGTTGTTACACCAAGTACACATGATATGAGTACGATACGTGGATGGTGGGAAGAAGATCGTATGCTGACTCAAAAATTTTTCACACACGAACTGGGACAATTTGGCGAAGCACCTTACTATTGCGAGCCATGGATCGTACAGAAAATAATTTCACAGCATTTACATTCACCTGCTATGTGGAGTATTTTCCAGATACAGGAATTGCTGGGTATGAGTGGCGAACTGCGCAGAGAGAATCCACATGATGAACGCATTAATGTGCCTGCTAATCCCAAAAATTACTGGCGTTACAGGATGCACATCAATCTTGAAGATCTGGTACACGAAGAAAAATTTAATGAAGAGTTGAAGGGACTTATTGTGGCAAGTGGGAGAGGATAA
- a CDS encoding dipeptide epimerase, which translates to MPLQVRYKKTELPFRYPFTISKGTKTHQPALVVELEHRGARGYGEAPAIAYYNLPVDKMVEDLERKKMFVEKFAYTDPERYWHYLHHLFPQNNFLVCALDIASWDMYGKLRNKPLYQLWNLDYSKAPICDYTIGIDSVEKMVEKMNEKPWPIYKIKVGVPGDVELVAALRKHTDAVFRVDANAGWTLEEALEKIPQLKDLGVEFIEQPLAKDNWEGMKVLYNESPLPLIADEACVFESDVQKCYRHFHGINIKLTKCSGITPAKRMIDKARALEMKIMIGCMNESTIGSAAIAHLAPLVDYVDMDGPLLLAEDIATGLTYDHGKVTVSEKPGLGIQLLEDF; encoded by the coding sequence ATGCCTTTACAAGTCCGTTATAAAAAAACAGAACTTCCGTTTCGTTATCCGTTTACTATTTCTAAAGGAACGAAAACACATCAGCCTGCATTAGTTGTTGAACTTGAGCATCGTGGTGCAAGAGGTTATGGCGAAGCGCCGGCCATTGCCTATTACAATTTACCGGTTGATAAAATGGTGGAAGATCTCGAACGAAAAAAAATGTTCGTAGAGAAATTTGCTTACACAGATCCCGAGCGTTACTGGCATTACCTGCATCATTTATTTCCGCAGAATAATTTTCTTGTTTGTGCATTGGATATTGCCAGTTGGGATATGTATGGCAAACTAAGAAACAAGCCCTTGTATCAACTCTGGAATTTAGATTACAGCAAAGCGCCAATTTGCGATTATACTATTGGCATTGATAGTGTAGAGAAGATGGTAGAGAAGATGAATGAAAAGCCGTGGCCGATTTACAAGATCAAAGTAGGAGTGCCCGGTGATGTAGAATTGGTAGCTGCATTAAGAAAACACACTGATGCTGTTTTTCGTGTTGATGCAAATGCAGGCTGGACGCTGGAAGAAGCATTAGAAAAAATTCCGCAATTAAAAGACCTAGGGGTTGAGTTTATTGAACAACCACTTGCAAAAGACAATTGGGAAGGGATGAAAGTTTTGTATAATGAATCGCCTTTGCCGTTGATAGCAGATGAAGCTTGTGTGTTCGAAAGTGATGTGCAGAAATGTTATCGTCATTTTCATGGCATCAACATCAAGCTTACAAAATGCAGTGGTATTACACCTGCAAAACGAATGATCGATAAAGCGAGAGCGTTGGAAATGAAGATCATGATCGGTTGTATGAATGAATCAACCATTGGTTCAGCAGCCATTGCACATCTTGCGCCATTGGTCGACTATGTTGATATGGATGGACCGTTGTTATTGGCGGAAGATATTGCAACCGGTTTAACGTATGATCATGGAAAAGTTACTGTGAGTGAGAAACCAGGTTTAGGTATTCAATTGCTCGAAGATTTTTGA